Proteins encoded in a region of the Eulemur rufifrons isolate Redbay chromosome 15, OSU_ERuf_1, whole genome shotgun sequence genome:
- the RRP36 gene encoding ribosomal RNA processing protein 36 homolog isoform X1: MRPPRLSAGAAARRPRGAQNDGDLEPGTAACDLQRGTSNMSFEELLELQSQVGTKTYKQLVAANSTKKQGSRPPVQSTCVADKHRPLEMSAKIQVPFLRQVVPICKKVARDPRFDDLSGEYNPEVFDKTYQFLDDIRAKEKELVKKQLKKHCSGEKHEKLQQLLQRMEQQEMAQQERKRQQELRLVLKQERRAQAQQGHRPYFLKKSEQRQLALAEKFKELRRRRKLESFLSRKRRRNAGKDKKHLPLSKE; the protein is encoded by the exons ATGCGACCACCGCGTCTCTCAGCCGGGGCCGCGGCCCGGCGTCCCCGCGGGGCTCAGAACGACGGGGACCTGGAGCCCGGGACCGCGGCCTGCGACCTGCAGAGGG GCACATCTAACATGTCATTTGAGGAGCTGTTGGAATTGCAGAGCCAAGTGGGCACTAAGACATATAAACAATTGGTAGCTGCAAACAGCACTAAGAAACAAGGTTCTAGACCACCTGTCCAAAGTACGTGTGTTGCAGATAAGCACAG GCCTCTGGAAATGTCAGCCAAGATCCAAGTACCATTTTTACGTCAGGTTGTTCCCATCTGTAAAAAG GTGGCCCGGGACCCCCGCTTTGATGATCTGTCAGGAGAATATAATCCTGAGGTGTTTGACAAAACATACCAATTCTTGGATGATATCCGAGCCAAAGAGAAAGAG CTTGTGAAAAAGCAATTGAAGAAGCACTGTTCAGGGGAGAAGCATGAGAAACTGCAGCAGCTGCTTCAGCGAATG GAACAGCAAGAAATGGCACAGCAGGAACGAAAGCGGCAGCAGGAGCTGCGCCTGGTCCTGAAGCAGGAACGGCGGGCTCAGGCCCAGCAGGGCCATCGGCCATACTTCCTGAAGAAAT CCGAGCAGCGCCAGCTGGCCCTAGCAGAGAAGTTCAAGGAGCTGAGACGCAGAAGGAAGCTGGAGAGCTTCTTGAGTCGAAAGAGGCGCCGAAATGCAGGCAAAGATAAGAAACATCTCCCTTTGAGCAAAGAGTAA
- the RRP36 gene encoding ribosomal RNA processing protein 36 homolog isoform X2, which translates to MRPPRLSAGAAARRPRGAQNDGDLEPGTAACDLQRGTSNMSFEELLELQSQVGTKTYKQLVAANSTKKQGSRPPVQSTCVADKHRPLEMSAKIQVPFLRQVVPICKKVARDPRFDDLSGEYNPEVFDKTYQFLDDIRAKEKEQLKKHCSGEKHEKLQQLLQRMEQQEMAQQERKRQQELRLVLKQERRAQAQQGHRPYFLKKSEQRQLALAEKFKELRRRRKLESFLSRKRRRNAGKDKKHLPLSKE; encoded by the exons ATGCGACCACCGCGTCTCTCAGCCGGGGCCGCGGCCCGGCGTCCCCGCGGGGCTCAGAACGACGGGGACCTGGAGCCCGGGACCGCGGCCTGCGACCTGCAGAGGG GCACATCTAACATGTCATTTGAGGAGCTGTTGGAATTGCAGAGCCAAGTGGGCACTAAGACATATAAACAATTGGTAGCTGCAAACAGCACTAAGAAACAAGGTTCTAGACCACCTGTCCAAAGTACGTGTGTTGCAGATAAGCACAG GCCTCTGGAAATGTCAGCCAAGATCCAAGTACCATTTTTACGTCAGGTTGTTCCCATCTGTAAAAAG GTGGCCCGGGACCCCCGCTTTGATGATCTGTCAGGAGAATATAATCCTGAGGTGTTTGACAAAACATACCAATTCTTGGATGATATCCGAGCCAAAGAGAAAGAG CAATTGAAGAAGCACTGTTCAGGGGAGAAGCATGAGAAACTGCAGCAGCTGCTTCAGCGAATG GAACAGCAAGAAATGGCACAGCAGGAACGAAAGCGGCAGCAGGAGCTGCGCCTGGTCCTGAAGCAGGAACGGCGGGCTCAGGCCCAGCAGGGCCATCGGCCATACTTCCTGAAGAAAT CCGAGCAGCGCCAGCTGGCCCTAGCAGAGAAGTTCAAGGAGCTGAGACGCAGAAGGAAGCTGGAGAGCTTCTTGAGTCGAAAGAGGCGCCGAAATGCAGGCAAAGATAAGAAACATCTCCCTTTGAGCAAAGAGTAA
- the RRP36 gene encoding ribosomal RNA processing protein 36 homolog isoform X3 has translation MSFEELLELQSQVGTKTYKQLVAANSTKKQGSRPPVQSTCVADKHRPLEMSAKIQVPFLRQVVPICKKVARDPRFDDLSGEYNPEVFDKTYQFLDDIRAKEKELVKKQLKKHCSGEKHEKLQQLLQRMEQQEMAQQERKRQQELRLVLKQERRAQAQQGHRPYFLKKSEQRQLALAEKFKELRRRRKLESFLSRKRRRNAGKDKKHLPLSKE, from the exons ATGTCATTTGAGGAGCTGTTGGAATTGCAGAGCCAAGTGGGCACTAAGACATATAAACAATTGGTAGCTGCAAACAGCACTAAGAAACAAGGTTCTAGACCACCTGTCCAAAGTACGTGTGTTGCAGATAAGCACAG GCCTCTGGAAATGTCAGCCAAGATCCAAGTACCATTTTTACGTCAGGTTGTTCCCATCTGTAAAAAG GTGGCCCGGGACCCCCGCTTTGATGATCTGTCAGGAGAATATAATCCTGAGGTGTTTGACAAAACATACCAATTCTTGGATGATATCCGAGCCAAAGAGAAAGAG CTTGTGAAAAAGCAATTGAAGAAGCACTGTTCAGGGGAGAAGCATGAGAAACTGCAGCAGCTGCTTCAGCGAATG GAACAGCAAGAAATGGCACAGCAGGAACGAAAGCGGCAGCAGGAGCTGCGCCTGGTCCTGAAGCAGGAACGGCGGGCTCAGGCCCAGCAGGGCCATCGGCCATACTTCCTGAAGAAAT CCGAGCAGCGCCAGCTGGCCCTAGCAGAGAAGTTCAAGGAGCTGAGACGCAGAAGGAAGCTGGAGAGCTTCTTGAGTCGAAAGAGGCGCCGAAATGCAGGCAAAGATAAGAAACATCTCCCTTTGAGCAAAGAGTAA